From one Phocoena sinus isolate mPhoSin1 chromosome 6, mPhoSin1.pri, whole genome shotgun sequence genomic stretch:
- the AK1 gene encoding adenylate kinase isoenzyme 1 isoform X2 yields MRACCSAPDACSVEDANAREKLKKTRIIFVVGGPGSGKGTQCEKIVQKYGYTHLSTGDLLRAEVSSGSARGKMLSEIMEKGQLVPLDTVLDMLRDAMLAKVDTSKGFLIDGYPREVKQGEEFERRIGHPTLLLYVDAGPETMTKRLLKRGETSGRVDDNEETIKKRLETYYKATEPVIAFYEKRGIIRKVNAEGSVDSVFSQVCTHLDALK; encoded by the exons ATGCGGGCCTGCTGCTCAGCACCAGACGCCTGCAGCGTGGAAGACGCTAACGCCCGAG agaaactgaagaaaaccaGGATCATCTTTGTGGTGG GCGGGCCTGGTTCGGGGAAGGGCACCCAGTGTGAGAAGATTGTCCAGAAGTACGGCTACACCCACCTCTCCACCGGGGACCTCCTGCGGGCTGAGGTCAGCTCAGGCTCAGCCAGGGGAAAGATGCTGTCGGAAATCATGGAGAAGGGGCAGCTGGTGCCACTG GACACAGTGTTGGACATGCTCCGAGATGCCATGCTGGCCAAGGTAGATACTTCCAAAGGCTTCCTGATCGACGGCTACCCCCGGGAGGTGAAGCAGGGGGAAGAGTTTGAGCGGAGG ATCGGACATCCCACGCTGCTGCTGTATGTGGACGCAGGCCCTGAGACCATGACCAAGCGGCTCCTGAAGCGTGGAGAGACCAGCGGACGTGTGGACGACAATGAAGAGACCATCAAGAAGCGCCTGGAGACCTACTACAAGGCCACAGAGCCCGTGATCGCCTTCTACGAGAAACGTGGCATCATCCGCAAG GTCAATGCCGAAGGCTCCGTGGACAGTGTCTTCTCCCAGGTCTGCACCCACCTGGACGCCCTCAAGTAG
- the AK1 gene encoding adenylate kinase isoenzyme 1 isoform X1: protein MSCVCVAAWGPAQAWDPRGASGSLSSDSLSSASLFSPTEKLKKTRIIFVVGGPGSGKGTQCEKIVQKYGYTHLSTGDLLRAEVSSGSARGKMLSEIMEKGQLVPLDTVLDMLRDAMLAKVDTSKGFLIDGYPREVKQGEEFERRIGHPTLLLYVDAGPETMTKRLLKRGETSGRVDDNEETIKKRLETYYKATEPVIAFYEKRGIIRKVNAEGSVDSVFSQVCTHLDALK from the exons atgagctgtgtgtgtgtagctgCCTGGGGCCCAGCACAGGCCTGGGATCCCAGAGGTGCCTCTGGTTCTCTGTCCAGTGACTCACTGAGCtctgcttcccttttctctcccacagagaaactgaagaaaaccaGGATCATCTTTGTGGTGG GCGGGCCTGGTTCGGGGAAGGGCACCCAGTGTGAGAAGATTGTCCAGAAGTACGGCTACACCCACCTCTCCACCGGGGACCTCCTGCGGGCTGAGGTCAGCTCAGGCTCAGCCAGGGGAAAGATGCTGTCGGAAATCATGGAGAAGGGGCAGCTGGTGCCACTG GACACAGTGTTGGACATGCTCCGAGATGCCATGCTGGCCAAGGTAGATACTTCCAAAGGCTTCCTGATCGACGGCTACCCCCGGGAGGTGAAGCAGGGGGAAGAGTTTGAGCGGAGG ATCGGACATCCCACGCTGCTGCTGTATGTGGACGCAGGCCCTGAGACCATGACCAAGCGGCTCCTGAAGCGTGGAGAGACCAGCGGACGTGTGGACGACAATGAAGAGACCATCAAGAAGCGCCTGGAGACCTACTACAAGGCCACAGAGCCCGTGATCGCCTTCTACGAGAAACGTGGCATCATCCGCAAG GTCAATGCCGAAGGCTCCGTGGACAGTGTCTTCTCCCAGGTCTGCACCCACCTGGACGCCCTCAAGTAG
- the AK1 gene encoding adenylate kinase isoenzyme 1 isoform X3, with amino-acid sequence MEEKLKKTRIIFVVGGPGSGKGTQCEKIVQKYGYTHLSTGDLLRAEVSSGSARGKMLSEIMEKGQLVPLDTVLDMLRDAMLAKVDTSKGFLIDGYPREVKQGEEFERRIGHPTLLLYVDAGPETMTKRLLKRGETSGRVDDNEETIKKRLETYYKATEPVIAFYEKRGIIRKVNAEGSVDSVFSQVCTHLDALK; translated from the exons ATGGAAG agaaactgaagaaaaccaGGATCATCTTTGTGGTGG GCGGGCCTGGTTCGGGGAAGGGCACCCAGTGTGAGAAGATTGTCCAGAAGTACGGCTACACCCACCTCTCCACCGGGGACCTCCTGCGGGCTGAGGTCAGCTCAGGCTCAGCCAGGGGAAAGATGCTGTCGGAAATCATGGAGAAGGGGCAGCTGGTGCCACTG GACACAGTGTTGGACATGCTCCGAGATGCCATGCTGGCCAAGGTAGATACTTCCAAAGGCTTCCTGATCGACGGCTACCCCCGGGAGGTGAAGCAGGGGGAAGAGTTTGAGCGGAGG ATCGGACATCCCACGCTGCTGCTGTATGTGGACGCAGGCCCTGAGACCATGACCAAGCGGCTCCTGAAGCGTGGAGAGACCAGCGGACGTGTGGACGACAATGAAGAGACCATCAAGAAGCGCCTGGAGACCTACTACAAGGCCACAGAGCCCGTGATCGCCTTCTACGAGAAACGTGGCATCATCCGCAAG GTCAATGCCGAAGGCTCCGTGGACAGTGTCTTCTCCCAGGTCTGCACCCACCTGGACGCCCTCAAGTAG